TCCGGGCGCGGGGTCAGACGGTCTCGAAGTGGCGCGGGTCCAGCAGCTGGTCCAGGTGGCTCTGCATCGCCGCGGCCTGGTGCAGGTTGATCTCCCGGAAGCGGACCACGTCGCGCCCGGGGCGGAGCTGCCCGACCTTGCTCAGCGCCGCGTGGGCGACCGTGGCGATCACCGCGAACCCGCCCGAGGTGTTGCTGTCCGGGCCGAGGATCGTGAGCACGTCACCGTAGGCGAGGATCCCGCCGTAGGGATAACTGGTGTCCAGGAGATTCGACGGGTGCCCGCCGGCCACGTCGCCCGACGTCCGCGCCCACTGGAACCGGTGCGGGTTGAACCGCACGCCGGTCCGGTCCGAATTCAGGTCGCACCGCCAGCACGCGCCCAGGAAGTCCTCGAAGTCCTGCGCGGTGAGGAAATCCGGATCGGCGTGGGGACCACGGAGGACCTCGATCTCCCAGCTGTCCGTGTAGTGCGGGCGCAGGGACACCGGCATCCGCCTGCGCTGACGGGCGCCGCCCGCCGGATAGGCGTCGAGGACGTCCGCCCGTTCCAGCGCCCGCCCGTCGTGACCGCCGATGCCCGCCACCAGCAACGTGGACCGCGAGCCGAACGCCTCGTCCACCGCGATTCCCCCGCTCACCGCGAGATACCGGCGATAACCGGCGCCCCGGATGACCGCGCACGACAGCACGTCCCCCTCGGCGACGGACACCGCTTCCCACAACGGAACCGGCTCACCGTTGAGCGTCACCCCGGCGTCCGGGCCGGTGATCGCGATCAGCCCGGCACGCAGGATCACCGCCTGGAACCGGCCCAGCGGGATCTCCAGCGCCGCCGCACCGGGACGGTTGCCGACGAGGACGTTCGCCACCTGCAGCCCGAGCGGATCGACCGGCCCGGACGGGAAGAAACCCAGAGCCTGCCGCCCACGCCGGCCCGGATAGTCCTGCACGGTCGTCTGCAGGCCCGGGTCGATGATCTCGAGCGCGGGAACCGCCTGGCCCGCCGATCGGGCGCTCACGGAACCTTCACCAGCTCCTGCGCCGCGCCCCGGGTGGCGCGCCGCCGTTGCGCTTCGGCCGCCACCTCCGGATCCGAGCCGAGCTTCAGGTGGTCGGCCACCGCGTACCGGCCCGGTTCGATCGCGTAGTCGTAACGGCCCTCGAACACCTGCCGCCGCAGTTCGATCAGCTCCCCTTCGGTGACCTCGACGAACGTGATGCGGTCGCCGGGGTGGATCAGGATCGGGTCGATCCGGTGCGAGCGGGGCTGGCGCACCAGGTTCGAGATCGGCAGCGTCCGTCCGAACAGCTGGTACGAGCCCACCGACTCGATCGGGTGGATCACCAGGCACGGCCCGCCGAGCGCGACCGCGCCCTCCGGCGTCCAGCCCCGCGCCGGGTTGTACTTCGGCGCGATGATCTCCGACCGCGGATCCAGCGGCAGCAGCGACGGCAGGCCCGGGTAGAAGCCGGTGAACGCGTTCCACCACTCCGTCCGCAGGATCCGTTCGGCGAACGCCTCCCGGTTCGGCAGTCCGTTGTAGCGCACCAGGTAGTCGATGTTGTTGCCGTCCACGACATTCGGCGCGTCGGGGCGGGTGCTGATCCGGTAGCGGTTGACGGCCTCGCGGGACGCGGAGTCGTCGAAGGCGATGGGCAGCGTCAGCCGCCGGCTCGGCAGCACGATCGACGCGGGCTCCGGGATGTCGTCGTGCAGCTCCTCCAGCGCGACCACGACCCGGTCCTGGCCGATGACGGCGGGATCGTAGTAGACCAGCAGCGATCTCAGCCCGGGCGCGACTTCCAGCACACCACGCACGGGGTGGTCGGCGAGGTGCTGCGCCGAGGCGTGCGCGAAGAAGTTGACGCTGAGGTCGACCGGGATGGTGTGCCCGTACTCGACGAGCACCGCCCGGTCGCCCGCCGTCCGGTAGGTCACTTTCGGACGGCCGGCACGGGGCTCGGCAGTCGTGATGATCGCCGACATCCCTGGACCTCCCTGTCCGCTCACTGATCCCGGTCCGGATTCTCCCCGGCCGGAGGGTTCCGGTTCGTTCTCCGGTTTGTACAGATCGCCGCAGGGTGTTGTCCAGCTTGGAGTTTCCGCCTCTTCGGCGCCGCCATCGCTTGGCCGTCGTTCAACCCGCGCGCCCGCCGGAGCGGTTTACGATTCCTGGCCACCACCACACCGCCGGGCCGGCAGGCCAGCACTCGGGAGGCAAGGATGCCGCTCACCGTCGAGAAACTCCTCGACCGACCGGACCTCAAGCTGTCGCAGGTCGCGGGGTCGCCGGAAGCCTGTCGCAGCGCGGTGACCTGGGCCTTGATCAGCGAACTGCCCGATCCCTCGCCCTACATCGACGGCGGGGAACTCGTGCTGACCACCGGCTCGCGCCTGGCGCCCGGCTTCGCCGAACGACGGGAGTACGTGCGGCGGCTGGCCCAAGCCGGAGCGGTCGCGCTCGGGTTCGGGGTGAGCTCGTTCTACCCCGACGTGCCGGAGGACCTGGTCGCCGCGGCCGAGGAGACCGGCCTGCCGCTGCTGTCGGTTCCCCACGACACCGGATTCGCGGCCATCAGCAGGGTCGTCGCCGACTTCATCTCCGACGAACGGCAGAAGGAACTCACCTACGCCGTCGCCGCTCAACGGGACCTCACGCGCGCTTCGCTGTCGTCCTACGCCGCCCGGGCCATCGTCGAGCGGCTCGCCAAGGCGCTGCGCGGCTGGACGGTGCTCCTCGACGTCGACGGGGCGGTGCGCGCGGGCGCGCCCGCCGGGCGCATGCACGTGCCTCGCATCCGCATCGAACTGCCCCGGCTGCGGGAACGGGGCACGTCCTCGAGCCTGAGCATGACCGTCGCCGGTGAGGCCGTCGTGCTGCTGCCGCTCACCGTCCGCGGCCGGATCCGCGGATTCCTCGCGATCGGCCGGTCCACGCCCTTGACCAGCGCCGAGCAGAGCATCGTCACGACGGCGGTGTCCCTGCTGTGCGCCGACCTGCACAGCGCCTGGGGAGTCCTGGACAGCGAGCGCAGGCAGCGGCTCGCCGTCTTCAAAGCCGCCGTGGAGGGCGACATCCGCCTGGCCGCCTCGATCGGCCACGCGCTGGGCACCGACCTGCCCGAAGGGGACCTGCGGGTGGCCATCCTCGGCGTGCCCTCGGGCCACGAGCTGGAACTGCTCGAACACGCCGAGGGCGACTACGGGTTGCGGAACGTGTGCGCGCTCGTGGCGGAGTGGGAGCGCGGGCGGGTGGTCGTCCTGATGCCACCCGCCGAAGGCGACACCCGCACACTGGAAGCGCTGCTGCGCCGCATCCCCCTCGCCCGCGGCGCGGTCAGCGACCCCACTCCCGCCAAGGACCTGCCCGAGGCATGGCGGCAGGTCCGATCGGTGTTCAACAGCGCGCCCGGAACCGCCGGGAGGCTGACCAGTGCCGGGGACGTCGCCACCGCCGGCTTGATGCGTCACCTCGACACGGACGAAGCGCGCGGATGGGCCTCGGCCCTGCTCGCGCCACTGACCGACAAGAAGAACAACTCCAAGGTGGACCTACGCCACACGCTGCGGACCTTCCTGGCCCACAACGGCCAGTCCGACGCGTCCGCCTCGGCCCTGGGCATCCACCGGCACACGCTGCGGTACCGGATGGGCAAGGTGGTCGAAGCGCTGGGGCGGGAGATCGACGATCCGACGACCCGCGCCGAGCTGTGGATCGCCCTGCAGCTCGATGACCAGCTCTGACGTCCGCCGGTACTCCCGAGTGGCACCGGCCGCCGCCGGGTTGTCCAAGATGCGCACTACCCGCCCCGCCGCACTTCGCCGAGTCTGTTCATCGCAAGACGTTCAACGGTGAACCAGGAGGCGAAATGGGCACGGCACTGCATCCGCCGCAGTTGGTGACCTGCTCCCGCACCCTCTACCTCGTCTGGGTGCCCGCGGATCCGGACGCCGTCGCCAAGCTGGTGCCCGAGGGGCTCAGCCCGGCCGGCGACTGTTCCTGCTACATCAACCAGTACGTCGTCGACGGCCCCGACCAGACCTCGGCCGTGGGAGCGGAATCCTTCGGCGCCTACTCCCTGACCTACCTCGGTGTCAACCTGTCCGGTTTGGACACCGAGGCCGGGGTGCCGGGGCGGTGGTGGACCCACTACTACAACAGCTCCGACGTGATGAGCCGGTACGCCAGGGAACACGGCGTCCCGGCGGGGGAACCCGGCCACACGACACTGACCCTCAGTGGCGACACCCTCGTCGCCACCACCCATCTGGACGGCAGGCCGGTCATCCGCACGACCGCGACGGTCACCGTGGGCACACCCCAGCGGGCCGCCGGGCAACTCCGGTACATCACCCGGCGCGACGGGGAGTTCCACAGCGGACGCTACGCCTACGTCGCCGATCTGGCCGAGCACTTCCAGGTGCGGTCCTTCGAGTTCCTCGACGAGAACCACCCGACCTACCAGCTGCGGCCCGCCGACCCCCTGCAGGTGACGTTCGGCTTCTACGCGCCCTCCATGTCCTTCGTCTACCCCGGCGGCGAAGGGCCGCTGGGATCCGAGCACGGCAGCTGACCCGTCCGGCTGCCCGGCAACCCGCATCGACATCCGCCCCGACATCCCGAGGAGCAACAGCATGGCTCTGCTGGAACGCGCGCAGTGGTACGACATCGCGCGCGACACCGAGTGGACACCGCGGTACGTGACCCTGGCCGAACTCTTCCCGCCGGAGCTCTCCGGCGGGGAGGGGCTGCCCGACGAGATCTGGTCGACCTACGACGAGCCCTACAAGATCAGCTACCGCGAATACGTCGACATCCAGCGGCAGAAGGACGCCGGCGCCTATTCGGTCAAGGCCGCGCTCGAGCGCGCCGACCTGTACAACAAGGCCGATCCGGGGTGGATCTCCATCCTCAAGGAGCACTACGCCGCCGTCGCGCTCGTCGAGTACGGCGCCTCGTTCCAGGAAGCCCGCTTCATCCGCTGGTCCAAGGCCCCCGGCATGCGCAACATGGCGACCTTCGGCATGCTCGACGAGATCCGGCACGGCCAGATCCAGCTCTACTTCCCGCACGAATACGTCAGCAAGGACCGGCAGTTCGAGTGGTCCCACGCGGCGATGTTCACCGACAACTGGGTGACGCTGGGCGCCCGCCACTTCTTCGACGACGTCATGATGACCCGCGACGCACTGTCCACGTCGATCTTCGCCAACTTCTCCTTCGAGACCGGCTTCACCAACCTGCAGTTCATCGGCCTGTCCGGGGACGCCGCGAAGGCAGGCGACTTCACCTTCTCCAAGCTCATCCAGAGCATCCAGTCCGACGAGGCGCGGCACGCGCAGCTGGGCACCCCGCTGCTGCAGATGCTGATCGAGAACGGGCAGAAGGACGTCGCCCAGAAGAAGATCGACATCGCGTTCTGGCGGTCCTACCGGCTGTTCACGATCCTGTCCGGCATCCCGATGGACTACTACGTCCCGCTGGAGGTGCGCGAGGCCTCCTTCAAGGAGTTCATGGAGGAGTGGATCGTCACGCAGTTCATGCGGTCACTGGAGGACCTCGGCCTGTCCAAGCCCTGGTACTGGGACATCTTCCTGCGGGACATCTCCGAGCACCACCACGGCCAGCACCTGGGCACCTACTCCTGGCGGCCCACCCTGTGGTGGAACCCGGCCGCGGGCGTCAGCCCGGAGGAACGGGACTGGCTGGAGGAGAAGTACCCGGGCTGGAACGACACCTTCGGCAAGGTGTGGGACGTCATGATCGACAACTTCGTGCACGGCCGGACCGACAAGACCGTCCCGGGCACGCTGCCGGTGATCTGCAACGTGTCCCAGCTGCCCATCGTCGGCACCCCGTCGCAGACGTTGCGCGACATCTCGATCGTCCACGAAGGACGCCGCTACCACTTCGCGTCCGAAGTGGACAAGTGGATCTTCGAGGACGACCCCGAGCGCTACCGCCACCACAAGAACCTGGTCGACCGGTTCCTCGGCGGCGACATCCAGCCCGCCGACCTCGGCGGCGTCCTGGAGTACATGGGCCTGGGCACCGTCGGCCCCGGCGGCGACGACGCCCACGGGTTCGCCTGGGTGGAGACCTACCGCAAGCAACTCGCCAAGGCCGGCTGACACCCCAGGAGGACACCACGATGGCCGTGATCCCGCTCGCCGCGCACTTCCACGGCGACTTCGTCATCAAACTGCTGCCGGTCGACTCGGGCGACACGATGGACCAGGTGGCCGCCGCTGCCGCCGCCAACGCCGTGGGCATCCACGTCGCCGACCAGCCCGGCCGCACCCTGCGCGTCCGCAAGCAGGGCGCCGAAACGCCCTACCCCCGCACCACCACGGTCGCCGACTCCGGCCTGGAGCCGACCGAATGCGTCGAAATCTACTTCGAGTGAGGAGGACCGGTGAGCGTGACTGATCCCATCATCGACCCGGTCGGCCCGGTCCTCCAGACCGGCGAGGTCGCCAGGGCCGTGGCCGACGCGGCCGTGATCGACAACGCCGGACGGCGCGTCGACGTCCGCGACCGCGGCTCCTACGTGCGGATCGAGGTCGAGGGCGGGGAATGCGTGCTGCGCCGCGCGACCATCGCCGAGGAACTCGGCCGCCCGTTCAAGATGTCCGAGCTCGAACTGATCATGCCCTCGTTCGTCGGGCGGATCGACACCAGCAGCGACGTCTACCGCTTCTACCACGGCCACCAGCAGGCCGCGAACACCGACCAGAAGGGGGCTCTCGCATGAGCGCGCCGCTGAAGCCACTCAAGACCTGGGGCCACCTCGCCGCCCGGCGCCGCAAGCCCAGCGAGTACGAGATCGTGTCCACCAACCTGCTGTGGCACACGCGCGACGCCGAACAGCCCTGGGACGTCGGGCACACCGGGTTCATGGCGGACTTCTACCGCAAGAACCGCAACGGCAGCCCGGTCACCCACCCGGACTGGAACGCCTTCCGCGACCCCGACGAGCTGGTCTACCGCACCTACAACATCCTCCAGGACGGCCAGGAGACCTACGTCGAGGGCCTGCTGGACCAGCACAACGCCGAGGGCCACGACAAGGGGCTCGCACCCGAGTGGGTCGCGACCCTCGCCCAGCTCTACACCCCGAGCCGCTACCTGCTGCACACCATCCAGATGGCCAGCGCCTACCTGGTCCACATGGCGCCCGCGAGCACC
The window above is part of the Amycolatopsis thermoflava N1165 genome. Proteins encoded here:
- a CDS encoding biotin-dependent carboxyltransferase family protein, producing MSARSAGQAVPALEIIDPGLQTTVQDYPGRRGRQALGFFPSGPVDPLGLQVANVLVGNRPGAAALEIPLGRFQAVILRAGLIAITGPDAGVTLNGEPVPLWEAVSVAEGDVLSCAVIRGAGYRRYLAVSGGIAVDEAFGSRSTLLVAGIGGHDGRALERADVLDAYPAGGARQRRRMPVSLRPHYTDSWEIEVLRGPHADPDFLTAQDFEDFLGACWRCDLNSDRTGVRFNPHRFQWARTSGDVAGGHPSNLLDTSYPYGGILAYGDVLTILGPDSNTSGGFAVIATVAHAALSKVGQLRPGRDVVRFREINLHQAAAMQSHLDQLLDPRHFETV
- a CDS encoding 5-oxoprolinase subunit B family protein, which codes for MSAIITTAEPRAGRPKVTYRTAGDRAVLVEYGHTIPVDLSVNFFAHASAQHLADHPVRGVLEVAPGLRSLLVYYDPAVIGQDRVVVALEELHDDIPEPASIVLPSRRLTLPIAFDDSASREAVNRYRISTRPDAPNVVDGNNIDYLVRYNGLPNREAFAERILRTEWWNAFTGFYPGLPSLLPLDPRSEIIAPKYNPARGWTPEGAVALGGPCLVIHPIESVGSYQLFGRTLPISNLVRQPRSHRIDPILIHPGDRITFVEVTEGELIELRRQVFEGRYDYAIEPGRYAVADHLKLGSDPEVAAEAQRRRATRGAAQELVKVP
- a CDS encoding PucR family transcriptional regulator, whose product is MPLTVEKLLDRPDLKLSQVAGSPEACRSAVTWALISELPDPSPYIDGGELVLTTGSRLAPGFAERREYVRRLAQAGAVALGFGVSSFYPDVPEDLVAAAEETGLPLLSVPHDTGFAAISRVVADFISDERQKELTYAVAAQRDLTRASLSSYAARAIVERLAKALRGWTVLLDVDGAVRAGAPAGRMHVPRIRIELPRLRERGTSSSLSMTVAGEAVVLLPLTVRGRIRGFLAIGRSTPLTSAEQSIVTTAVSLLCADLHSAWGVLDSERRQRLAVFKAAVEGDIRLAASIGHALGTDLPEGDLRVAILGVPSGHELELLEHAEGDYGLRNVCALVAEWERGRVVVLMPPAEGDTRTLEALLRRIPLARGAVSDPTPAKDLPEAWRQVRSVFNSAPGTAGRLTSAGDVATAGLMRHLDTDEARGWASALLAPLTDKKNNSKVDLRHTLRTFLAHNGQSDASASALGIHRHTLRYRMGKVVEALGREIDDPTTRAELWIALQLDDQL
- a CDS encoding YHS domain-containing protein yields the protein MALLERAQWYDIARDTEWTPRYVTLAELFPPELSGGEGLPDEIWSTYDEPYKISYREYVDIQRQKDAGAYSVKAALERADLYNKADPGWISILKEHYAAVALVEYGASFQEARFIRWSKAPGMRNMATFGMLDEIRHGQIQLYFPHEYVSKDRQFEWSHAAMFTDNWVTLGARHFFDDVMMTRDALSTSIFANFSFETGFTNLQFIGLSGDAAKAGDFTFSKLIQSIQSDEARHAQLGTPLLQMLIENGQKDVAQKKIDIAFWRSYRLFTILSGIPMDYYVPLEVREASFKEFMEEWIVTQFMRSLEDLGLSKPWYWDIFLRDISEHHHGQHLGTYSWRPTLWWNPAAGVSPEERDWLEEKYPGWNDTFGKVWDVMIDNFVHGRTDKTVPGTLPVICNVSQLPIVGTPSQTLRDISIVHEGRRYHFASEVDKWIFEDDPERYRHHKNLVDRFLGGDIQPADLGGVLEYMGLGTVGPGGDDAHGFAWVETYRKQLAKAG
- a CDS encoding toluene-4-monooxygenase system B family protein — protein: MAVIPLAAHFHGDFVIKLLPVDSGDTMDQVAAAAAANAVGIHVADQPGRTLRVRKQGAETPYPRTTTVADSGLEPTECVEIYFE
- a CDS encoding MmoB/DmpM family protein: MTDPIIDPVGPVLQTGEVARAVADAAVIDNAGRRVDVRDRGSYVRIEVEGGECVLRRATIAEELGRPFKMSELELIMPSFVGRIDTSSDVYRFYHGHQQAANTDQKGALA